A DNA window from Daucus carota subsp. sativus chromosome 3, DH1 v3.0, whole genome shotgun sequence contains the following coding sequences:
- the LOC108215215 gene encoding preprotein translocase subunit SCY1, chloroplastic: MLITVRDVCSWSQFNSFTTPKHCYNFNYNSSKLPRYCSISICRSSLSLNPKPNSDLHSNSCKTGVFDPLGISSDKSFGLNSAWDSLIGLFESSSSTKRDKPLPRGVAAAIEDTSIDFGDFFKGPLPGKFLKLLGFLALSRLGIYIPLGGVNREAFTGSLDQNSILSTLDSFSGGGIGRLGICSLGIVPFINASIVFQLLTQLYPKLQDLQKREGEAGRKKILQYTRYASVGFAIVQAIGQVLYLRPYANDFSTQWVLSSVILLTLGSVGTTYIGERITDLKLGNGTSLLIFTSIISYLPASFGRTVAQAFQDGNYTGLITIVVSFVLLVLSIVYVQEAERKIPLNYASRYTSKAGGLQKSAYLPFKVNSSGVMPIIFSTSSLALPGTLARFTGLSALKNAAVALNPGGSLYVPTNIVLIAFFNYYYTFLQLDPDDVSEQLKRQGASIPLVRPGKSTATYIKTVLSRISVLGSAFLAILAGGPALIEQTTHLTAFRGFAGTSVLILVGCATDTARKVEAEIISQKYKNIEFYDIEKY; the protein is encoded by the exons ATGTTGATAACTGTTAGAGATGTGTGTTCTTGGTCCCAGTTCAATTCTTTCACAACTCCCAAGCACTGCTATAATTTCAACTACAATTCTTCAAAGTTGCCCAGATATTGTTCTATCTCCATTTGCAGAAGCAGTCTCTCTCTCAACCCAAAACCCAATTCTGACCTCCATTCTAACAG TTGCAAGACAGGTGTTTTTGATCCCTTGGGCATCAGTTCAGACAAGTCATTTGGTCTCAATTCTGCCTGGGATAGTTTAATTGGCTTGTTTGAGAGTTCCTCAAGTACAAAAAGGGACAAACCTTTACCTAGAGGAGTAGCAG CTGCAATTGAAGATACTAGCATCGATTTTGGCGACTTTTTTAAAGGGCCATTGCCTGGAAAGTTCCTTAAACTGTTAGGCTTCTTAGCCCTTTCTCGTCTTGGAATATATATACCTCTAGGCGGAGTAAATAGGGAGGCTTTCACTGGGAGTTTAGATCAGAACAGTATATTAAGCACCTTAGATTCATTCTCTGGAGGAGGCATTGGACGACTTGGGATATGCTCTCTTGGTATTGTTCCGTTCATTAATGCATCAATTGTGTTTCAGCTTCTAACACAACTCTACCCTAAGTTGCAAGATCTTCAGAAAAGAGAAGGTGAAGCTGGGAGAAAGAAGATACTCCAATACACTCGCTATGCTTCCGTTGGATTTGCCATCGTACAG GCAATTGGCCAAGTACTCTACCTCCGCCCTTATGCCAATGACTTCAGTACCCAGTGGGTTCTGTCTTCAGTTATTCTATTAACGCTTGGATCAGTTGGTACAACGTATATAGGCGAACGGATCACTGACTTGAAACTTGGAAACGGAACATCTCTTTTGATCTTTACAAGCATTATATCCTATTTACCAGCATCTTTTGGCAGAACAGTTGCACAGGCATTTCAGGATGGCAACTATACCGGACTCATCACTATCGTTGTCTCATTTGTGTTGCTTGTACTCAGCATTGTTTATGTTCAG GAAGCAGAAAGGAAAATTCCGCTTAATTATGCTTCGAGGTACACTAGCAAAGCAGGCGGGCTTCAAAAATCTGCATACCTGCCGTTTAAG GTAAATAGTTCAGGAGTGATGCCAATCATCTTTTCTACATCATCTTTAGCACTACCTGGTACACTAGCACGATTTACCGGCTTGAGTGCGCTAAAAAATGCTGCAGTGGCTCTAAACCCAGGGG GTTCTTTATATGTCCCAACAAACATCGTCTTAATAGCCTTCTTTAACTACTACTACACTTTCCTGCAATTGGACCCTGATGATGTGAGTGAACAATTAAAGCGCCAGGGTGCCTCAATCCCACTTGTACGACCTGGTAAAAGCACGGCTACTTACATTAAGACG GTTCTGAGTCGAATATCGGTTCTAGGATCTGCTTTTTTGGCGATTCTGGCTGGTGGTCCTGCACTGATCGAACAAACTACACACCTGACTGCTTTTAGAGGGTTTGCAGGCACAT